GCGCTGTGTCGAACATCTGCGCCACCGACTCCACCCGGATGACGCCGGACTGCTCGAACAGCGCCTGCACGCTGGTCTCGTCGATCTGCACCGAGGTCGCCGCCAGGCCCGGACGCACCGCGTTGCGCCCGGACTTCACCACCACGACCGGCTTGCTGCGGGCCAGCCGCCGCGCCAGCCGCCCGAACTTGCGCGGGTTGCCGAACGACTCCAGGTACAGCAGGACGACATCGGTGGCCGGATCGGTCTGCCAGTACTGCAGCAGGTCGTTGCCGGACACGTCGGCCCGGTTGCCCGCCGAGACGAACGTCGACAGCCCCAGCCCGCGCTCGGTGGCGGTGGCCAGGATCGCCACGCCCAGCGCACCGGACTGGCAGAAGAACCCGGTGCGCCCGCGTCCCGGCAGCTGCGGCGCGAGGCTCGCGTTCAGCCGGAAGTCCGGGTCGGTGTTGACCACGCCCAGCGCGTTCGGGCCGACCACCCGCATGCCGTGCACGCGGGCCTCGCGCACCATCTCGCGCTCGACCTCCCGCCCCGCAGGTCCGCTCTCGCTGAACCCGGAGCTGACGATGACCAGCGTCTTGACGCCCTTGGCCAGGCAGTCGTCGAGCACTTCGGTCACGCTGGCGGCCGGGATCGCCACCACGGCCAGGTCCACCTCGTCCGGGATGGCGAGCACCGATGCGTAGGCCCGCACTCCGCGCACCGAGCGGTGCTCCGGGTTCACCGGGTAGACCGGGCCGGTGAAGTCAGCGGTCAGCAGGTTCGCCAGCACCGCGTGGCCGATCTTGCGGTGGTCGGTGGAGGCACCGATCACCGCCACCGAGCGCGGTCGCAGCAGGTTGTGCACGCTGCGCGCCTCGGCGGCCTGCTCGCGGGCGCGGGCCACCGCCACCGACTCCTCGGTGAGGTCGATGTCGAACTCCAGGTGGACGACGCCTTCCTCCATCGCGCGGCTCACCTGGTAGCCGGCGTCCCGGAACACCCGCACCATCGTCGAGTTCTCCGCCAGCACCTCGGCCACGAAGCGCTGCAGCCCGCGCTCCCGCGCGGCCGCCGCCAGGTGCTCCAGCAGGATCGACCCCAGACCGCGGCCCTGGTGCGGGTCCTCCACCACGAACGCCACCTCGGCCGACTTCTGCTCGCCCAGCCGGTCGTAGCGACCCACCGCGACGATGTCGTCACCGAGCAGCGCGACCAGCGCGACCCGGTTGACGTAGTCGACGTGCGTGAAGCGCTCCACGTCGCGCTGGGGCATGCGCGGGTACGGGCCGAAGTAGCGGTAGTAGCGGGTCCGGTCGCTGAGCCGCCCGTGGAAGGCGATCAACTTTTCGGCGTCCGCAGCCGTGATCGGCCGGATGTGCACCGTGCCGCCGTCGGAGAGCACGACGTCGGCCTCCCACTGCCGCGGGTAGCCCGGGGTCTGCTCCTGAACCGTTCCGTCCACTTCGGACTCCTCAGTCGCGGCTGTCGACCGGGTCGAGACCATGCAACGGAAACACCGCGTGCCGGGTATCGCGAATCGAGGTGTCCACCGAGGACGCGGTCACCCCCGTCCAGCGCTCGAACGACGGGTCGGCCCCGTCGGTCATCGACGTCGGCAGCGGCACGTTCTCGGCGACCCGCACCGCGTGCGCCATCCAGTCCTCCGGAATGGTCGTCTCCGGAGCGATGTCCCGGTCCAGCAGGGTCGCCAGCAGGTGGGTCCAGGCGCGCGGCACCACGCGGAACAGGGAGTAGCCCCCGCCGCCGAGGGCCAGCCACTTGCCGCCGGCGCAGCTGTCGGCCAGCTCCCGCAGGTCCTGGTAGGTGGCACGCTGCCCGTCCACGCTCTTCGACAGGTCGGCCAGCGGGTCCTCCCGGTGCGCGTCGGCCCCGCACTGCGTCACCAGCACCTGCGGCCGGAACGCCGCCAGCACCGAGGGCACCACCGCGTGGAACGCGCGACGCCAGTCGGCGTCACCGGTCCCCGGCGGCAGCGGGATGTTGACCGCGGTGCCGTCCGCCGCCCCGCTGCCGATCTCGGTGCTGAACCCGGTGCCCGGCCACAGCGTGAGCGGGTGCTGGTGCAGGGAGATGGTCATCACCCGAGGGTCGTCGTAGAACGCGGCCTGGACGCCATCGCCGTGGTGCACGTCGACGTCGAGGTAGGCGATCCGCTCCACCCCTTGCTCCAGCATCCACGCGATGGCCACCGAGCAATCGTTGTAGATGCAGAAGCCCGCCGCCCGGTCGGCCATCGCGTGGTGCAGTCCGCCCGCGATGTTGACCGCCCGGTCCGCCTTGCCGGACACGATCTGCTCGGCAGCCCGGATCGACGCGCCCGAGATCAGCGCCGCGGCTTCGTGCATCCGGTCGAAGATCGGGTTGTCCTCGGTGCCGAGCCCGTGCCCCACCTCGGCCCCGGCCAGCGGCGCGGCGCGGACGGCTTCGAGGAACTCCGGGGTGTGCACCCGCAGGAGGTCCTCCTCGGCCGCCGGCTGCGGGGCGAGCACCTCGACCCCGTCGAGGACGCCGAGCGAGCGGGCCAGCCGCATGGTCAGGTCCAGCCGGATCGGATGCAACGGGTGATGACCACCGAGGTCGTAGTCGAGCACCGACTCGTCCCACACCACCGCGCACTGAGAACCCATGCCCCGGACGCTACCTCGCCTGTGTCCGCCGACACTGTGTTCCAAGCCACTGCGCTGTTCCGCGTCGATCGTTCAGCCCACCTCCTCTCCAGTTGCGGCCGGACGGTCCGGGTCCGCCGACCAGTTCGACCACGAGCCCGCGTAGAGCGCGGCCGGGCGCTGCGGATCGGTCACGCCTGCGTGTTCCAAGGCGAGCAGCACCGAGCACGCCGTCACACCCGAGCCGCAGTAGGCCCCGATCGGTCCGCCGGCATCGACGCCGAGAGCGGCGAAGTGCTCGGCCAGGTCTTCAGCCGACCGCCACCGCCCGGAGTCGGTCACGTGCGCGGAGAACGGCGCGTTCCGCGCACCGGGGATGTGCCCGGCCCGCGGGTCCATCGGCTCGACGTCGCCCCGGTAGCGCTCGGGCGCGCGAGCGTCCAGCAGGGTGCCCTCGCGAGCCAGCCCGGCTGCGCCGTCGGCGTCCAGGACCGGCATCGATCCCGGGCGGACCCGGAAATCACCCTCGCTCGGCTGCGGCTGCTCCGTCGTGGTCGGCAGTTGCTCCGCGACCCACACCGCGTAGCCGCCATCGAGCACGGCCACCTCACGGTGCCCGGCCCAGCGCAGCAGCCACCAGGCACGAGAGGCCGCCGAACCGTTGTCCGCGTCGTAGACGACCACCGGCCGGTCCGAGTCCACTCCGGCACGCCGCAGGACCGCTTCGAGGTCCTCCGGCTCCGGCAGCGGGTGGCGGCCGGCCGTGCCCGGTGCGGCGGCCAGTTCGGCATCCAGATCGACGAACACCGCACCCGGCAGGTGGCCCTCCTCATAAGCCTCGCGCCCGGGCGGCCCGAGCAAGGACCAGCGGACGTCGAGCAGGGTCGGGGGTGCCTGCCCCCGCAACGCGGTCATGAGATCATCGGTACTGATCAAAGGATCCACAGGACGGCCTTTCGTAGCCCGGCGACGAGGTCGGTCGAAAATCCTGGCAGTCAACTCCCCGACCGCTGACCGCTGTCGCCCGGGGCGACTAGCATCGTGGTTGGGACTGAATGGGGAGCCGACGTGAACGATCTCATCGATACCACTGAGATGTACCTCCGCACCATCTACGACCTCGAAGAAGAGGGCGTTGTTCCACTCCGTGCCCGAATTGCCGAACGATTGGAGCAGAGCGGCCCCACGGTGAGCCAGACGGTCGCCCGAATGGAACGCGACGGGCTGCTGACCGTCGCCGAGGACCGGCACCTCGAACTCACCAAGACCGGCCGCGCACGCGCCATCAGCGTGATGCGCAAGCATCGCCTCGCCGAGCGGCTCCTCGTCGACGTGATCGGCCTCGAGTGGGAGCACGTGCACAACGAAGCGTGCCGCTGGGAGCACGTGATGAGCGAAGCCGTGGAGCGCAAGCTCGTCAAACTGCTCGGCAGCCCCACCACGTCCCCCTACGGCAACCCGATCCCCGGCCTGGACGAGCTCGGCGTGGACCACGCCGAGGGCTCGGTCGACGGCGACCTGCAGCGGGTCGACGAGATCGCCCGCAACGGCGGAGGCCGCGCGATCATCCGCCGCATCGCCGAGCACGTCCAGCTCGACCCGGACCTGATGACCGAGCTGAAGGAAGTCGGTGTCGTGCCGGGCAAAGAGGTGGAGATCATGTCGGTCGTGGGGCCGAACAAGCCGATCGAGGTCCGGGGCGAGAACGGCAGCACCGAACTGACCTCCGGCATCGCGCACGCGGTCATGGTGCACGCCAAGTGACCTCGGCCGAGCGCGCGGCGGCATTGTTCGCCGAGGAGCACGGCAATGCCGCCGACGCGGTCTGGTCCGCACCTGGACGGGTGAACCTCATCGGGGAGCACACCGACTACAACGACGGGTTCGTGCTCCCCTTCGCCCTGCCGCACCGGACCGCGGTCGCGGTCCGGTCGCGCACCGACGGCCGGTTGTCCACGGCGACCTTCGGCAGCGACGGGCGGCTGCACCGCAGCCCCGAGATCGGCATCGACGAGCTGCGCCCCGGCTCCCCCGGCGGCTGGGCCGCCTATCCGGCCGGCGTCGCCTGGGCACTGCGCGAGGCCGGTTTCCCGCTCCGCGGAGCGGACTTGATGATCGTCGGCGAGGTGCCGACCGGTGCGGGCCTGTCCTCGTCCCACGCGCTGGAGTGCGCGACGGCGCTGGCCCTGCTCGACACCGCGAACGCCGCGCCAGGGCAACCGGGCGCGCCGACCCTCGGTGAGATCGCGCGCCTGGTGCAACGGGCGGAGAACGACTTCGCCGGGGCGCCGACGGGCCTGCTCGACCAGACCGCCTCGCTGTCGTGCACCGAGGCGCACGCGCTGTTCTTCGACGTGCGCACCGGTGTCGGCGAGCAGATTCCGTTCGACCCGGTCAGCGCCGGGCTGGAAGTGCTCGTGATCGATACTCGCGTGAAGCATTCGCACAGCGAATCCGGTTACGGAGAACGCCGCCGGGGCTGCGAGCGGGCAGCGGAACTGCTCGAGCGCAAGGCGCTCCGCGACGTGACCGCGGCCGAACTGCCGGCGGTGCTGCCGCAGCTTCCGGAAGAACTCCGCCCGCTGGTGCGGCACGTCGTCACCGAGAACGACCGGGTGCTGGCCACAGTGGACGAGCTCCGCGCCGGCCGGTACGCCGAGATCGGCCCGCTGCTGAACTCCTCGCACGCCAGCCTGCGCGACGACTACCGGATCTCCAGCCCGGAACTGGACCTCTCGGTCGATTCCGCCCTGGCGTCCGGCGCGCTGGGTTCCCGGATGATCGGCGGTGGTTTCGGCGGTTCCGCGATCGCGCTGGTGCCCGTCTCCGACCGGTCGAAGATCGAGCAGGCCGTCCTGGACGCCTTCGCCCGGGCGCACCTGGCCGCGCCCCGGTTGTTCACAGCGGTACCCTCCGCCGGGGCGGGGCGGGACCGGTGACCACCGGGCGACCGCTGCCGCTCGCCGGTCGACGGCGGCCGAACTAGAACTCGCACGGAAGGCAGTACCCACTTGAAGCTCCTCGTCACAGGCGGCGCCGGTTACGTCGGAAGCGTGTGCGCCGCACGCTTGGTGGAGGCCGGTCACGAGGTCGTCGTGGTCGATGACCTGTCCACCGGGCACGCCGACGCGGTCCCGGCCGGCTGCAAGTTCGTCGAGGCCGACATCGCCGCGGCGGCGAGCGAGCTGCTCGCGGAGCCGTACGACGGTGTGCTGCACTTCGCGGCCAAGTCGCTGGTCGGCGAATCCATGCAGGACCCGCAGAAGTACTGGCAGGGCAACGTCGTCACCTCGCTGAGCCTGCTGGACGCGATGCGCGAGCACGGCACGCCCCGCCTGGTGTTCTCCTCCACCGCGGCGACCTACGGCGAGCCCGAGGACACGCCGATCACCGAGGACACCGCGACGCGGCCGACGAACACCTACGGCGCGACGAAGCTGGCCATCGACCACGCGATCACCTCCTACGCGAACGCCCACGGCATCGGCGCGGTGAGCCTGCGGTACTTCAACGTGGCCGGCGCGCACGGCGCCTTCGGCGAGCGGCACACCGTCGAGACGCACCTCATCCCGATCGTGCTGCAGGTCGCCCTCGGCCAGCGGGAGCAGGTGCAGATCTTCGGCGAGGACTGGCCCACCGCCGACGGCACCTGCATCCGCGACTACATCCACGTCACGGACCTGGCCGACGCCCACCTGCTGGCCCTGGAGAACGCCGTCGCCGGTGAGCACCGGATCTACAACCTCGGCAACGGCACCGGGTTCTCGGTCAAGCAGGTGATCGACACCTGCCGTCAGGTCACCGGTCACCCGATCCCCGCCGAGGTCGCCCCGCGCCGCGCCGGTGACCCGGCGACGCTGGTGGCCTCGAGCCAGCGCGCGCGGGACGAGCTGGGATGGCAGCCGCAGCGAGCCGATCTCGATGTCATCGTGCGGGACGCCTGGAACTTCACCCAGCAGCGCCAGGGCGCCTGAGCCGGTCTTCCACAGCAGTCGGGTCTTCGCGTTGTCGTGCATCACCAGGTTCCCTCCTCTTCGAGCACGATCCGGGCGTCCTCGGCGGCGTCCCGGGCGATGATGGCCAGTTCAGCGGGCGGCAGGCCGGCTTCCATGGCCTGCCGCAGCA
This portion of the Saccharopolyspora antimicrobica genome encodes:
- the galK gene encoding galactokinase; this encodes MTSAERAAALFAEEHGNAADAVWSAPGRVNLIGEHTDYNDGFVLPFALPHRTAVAVRSRTDGRLSTATFGSDGRLHRSPEIGIDELRPGSPGGWAAYPAGVAWALREAGFPLRGADLMIVGEVPTGAGLSSSHALECATALALLDTANAAPGQPGAPTLGEIARLVQRAENDFAGAPTGLLDQTASLSCTEAHALFFDVRTGVGEQIPFDPVSAGLEVLVIDTRVKHSHSESGYGERRRGCERAAELLERKALRDVTAAELPAVLPQLPEELRPLVRHVVTENDRVLATVDELRAGRYAEIGPLLNSSHASLRDDYRISSPELDLSVDSALASGALGSRMIGGGFGGSAIALVPVSDRSKIEQAVLDAFARAHLAAPRLFTAVPSAGAGRDR
- a CDS encoding metal-dependent transcriptional regulator — translated: MNDLIDTTEMYLRTIYDLEEEGVVPLRARIAERLEQSGPTVSQTVARMERDGLLTVAEDRHLELTKTGRARAISVMRKHRLAERLLVDVIGLEWEHVHNEACRWEHVMSEAVERKLVKLLGSPTTSPYGNPIPGLDELGVDHAEGSVDGDLQRVDEIARNGGGRAIIRRIAEHVQLDPDLMTELKEVGVVPGKEVEIMSVVGPNKPIEVRGENGSTELTSGIAHAVMVHAK
- a CDS encoding acetoin utilization protein AcuC — encoded protein: MGSQCAVVWDESVLDYDLGGHHPLHPIRLDLTMRLARSLGVLDGVEVLAPQPAAEEDLLRVHTPEFLEAVRAAPLAGAEVGHGLGTEDNPIFDRMHEAAALISGASIRAAEQIVSGKADRAVNIAGGLHHAMADRAAGFCIYNDCSVAIAWMLEQGVERIAYLDVDVHHGDGVQAAFYDDPRVMTISLHQHPLTLWPGTGFSTEIGSGAADGTAVNIPLPPGTGDADWRRAFHAVVPSVLAAFRPQVLVTQCGADAHREDPLADLSKSVDGQRATYQDLRELADSCAGGKWLALGGGGYSLFRVVPRAWTHLLATLLDRDIAPETTIPEDWMAHAVRVAENVPLPTSMTDGADPSFERWTGVTASSVDTSIRDTRHAVFPLHGLDPVDSRD
- the galE gene encoding UDP-glucose 4-epimerase GalE; this translates as MKLLVTGGAGYVGSVCAARLVEAGHEVVVVDDLSTGHADAVPAGCKFVEADIAAAASELLAEPYDGVLHFAAKSLVGESMQDPQKYWQGNVVTSLSLLDAMREHGTPRLVFSSTAATYGEPEDTPITEDTATRPTNTYGATKLAIDHAITSYANAHGIGAVSLRYFNVAGAHGAFGERHTVETHLIPIVLQVALGQREQVQIFGEDWPTADGTCIRDYIHVTDLADAHLLALENAVAGEHRIYNLGNGTGFSVKQVIDTCRQVTGHPIPAEVAPRRAGDPATLVASSQRARDELGWQPQRADLDVIVRDAWNFTQQRQGA
- a CDS encoding bifunctional acetate--CoA ligase family protein/GNAT family N-acetyltransferase, with protein sequence MVSTRSTAATEESEVDGTVQEQTPGYPRQWEADVVLSDGGTVHIRPITAADAEKLIAFHGRLSDRTRYYRYFGPYPRMPQRDVERFTHVDYVNRVALVALLGDDIVAVGRYDRLGEQKSAEVAFVVEDPHQGRGLGSILLEHLAAAARERGLQRFVAEVLAENSTMVRVFRDAGYQVSRAMEEGVVHLEFDIDLTEESVAVARAREQAAEARSVHNLLRPRSVAVIGASTDHRKIGHAVLANLLTADFTGPVYPVNPEHRSVRGVRAYASVLAIPDEVDLAVVAIPAASVTEVLDDCLAKGVKTLVIVSSGFSESGPAGREVEREMVREARVHGMRVVGPNALGVVNTDPDFRLNASLAPQLPGRGRTGFFCQSGALGVAILATATERGLGLSTFVSAGNRADVSGNDLLQYWQTDPATDVVLLYLESFGNPRKFGRLARRLARSKPVVVVKSGRNAVRPGLAATSVQIDETSVQALFEQSGVIRVESVAQMFDTALLLAHQPLPQGDRVAIVGNSSALGMLAADVAQAQGLALAGEPVDVGASAEPEVFAAAVRDAALRPDVDALVTVFAPPVAVPGTAYARAMREALQEADVARSKPVVTTFLAAEGVPDELVVPGPDGLAGKGSVPSYPSPERSVLALARVTRYAQWRAAPQGHFVRPPGVDADGARALVEDWLAEGITKLDDERALRLLACYGIDVVPFRRVDGVTAAVAAAEELGFPVALKSVSDQLRHRNDLVGVRLDLGSAEAVRAAYADIRRVSGLDEVYVQRMAVRGTSCVIDLMDDPSFGTLVSFGLSGVASELLGDKAYRALPLSDVDVSALVRAPRAAPLLAGYRGSEPADLAALEDLVLRVATLAEDLPEVRDLALRPVLASPVGAMVTGAKVVLGASPVVLDTGPRRLR
- a CDS encoding sulfurtransferase, coding for MDPLISTDDLMTALRGQAPPTLLDVRWSLLGPPGREAYEEGHLPGAVFVDLDAELAAAPGTAGRHPLPEPEDLEAVLRRAGVDSDRPVVVYDADNGSAASRAWWLLRWAGHREVAVLDGGYAVWVAEQLPTTTEQPQPSEGDFRVRPGSMPVLDADGAAGLAREGTLLDARAPERYRGDVEPMDPRAGHIPGARNAPFSAHVTDSGRWRSAEDLAEHFAALGVDAGGPIGAYCGSGVTACSVLLALEHAGVTDPQRPAALYAGSWSNWSADPDRPAATGEEVG